The Chthoniobacterales bacterium genomic sequence CTGCTGCTTCGGGCAACACAGAGCCGCTTGATGCACTTAATCCCGTGTGGTTCCAAACGCCCGCCGCACCCATGGCATGCGAGCTGCTCGGTGAGAAACCTTCTGACTACGGATCAGTTGTTCCGGCAATGCGGGAGCTTGCCGCGCGGCATGGGCAAATTTTTTGCGAAGGAGCGGGGGGGTGGTTGGTGCCGTTGCGGAAAGGGTTCACCATGGCCGATTTTGCGGTGGAGTTGGGTTGGCCGGTGATTGTCGTCGTGCGCAACAAGCTCGGGGCTCTCAACCATGCTCTTCTGACGGTTGAAAATGTGCGCTCCAAGGGGCTTCCGCTTGCGGGTTTCATTCTCAACAATGCAGATGGTCTTTCCGATGCCGCTGCACGGACAAACCGCATAATCTTGGAGGAATGTGTCGGACGTCCTCTGCTCGCCGAGGTGGGGCCCCGGGAAGATCGGATCGATCTGCCGCGCAGTCTTCTTTGAGAGTGCTGCTGCGCATTTGTTGAAAACTCCAAGCACCTCGGCGTTTTTTGTGTAGGATTATGCGATGTGCCCCTCGGGAGCGTTGCTGCGGTTGTCTGCCTTCGCGGCACTTTCGTGGTTTGTTGCAGGTCATTTATCGGCACAGACGGCCGAGTCCAACGGCACGGTAAGGATCGAGGCGGAATCGCCGACGACGAATATCCCGCGAACAGTGAGCGATCCGGTCAGTGGCGTAACGAACAATTACGCTTGGACAAACTCCACGGCCATTGGCGGCTACGGCGGCACCGGGCTTATGCAGGTGTTGCCGAACGATGCGATGACGGTGGCAAGCAACTGGACGTCCGCATCACCTGAACTCCGATACACCGTTAACTTCACCAACACCGGCGCTTATTATGTTTGGGTGCGCGGCTATGCAGAGTCCGCCGAATCACTCTCCGTTTATATCGGACTCGATGGGGCAAGCCCGTCCGCCGCGCAGATCGATCTGCCGAAAACCGGCGCTTGGTCGTGGTCGAATGCCGCGGCGGGATCTGCTGTGCCCGTGGCCGTGACGGTGAATACCACGGGCACGCACACGCTGAACATTTGGATGCGCGATGCGGGGTTCGCCTTGGACAAGATGGTCGTCACGTTGGATGCGGGCTATTCGCCGGAATATTCCGCCGACTTCTGGCGCAACCAGAGCATCTACCAAATCATCACCGACCGGTTTTTTGACGGCGATTCTTCCAACAACAATTCTTTGCCGAACTATGGACCGACAATCAGCAACCAAGCGCATGGCGGCGATTTTAAAGGCATAGAGAAGAAGCTCGACTACATCAAGGCGCTCGGGGCGACGGCGATCTGGATTTCGCCGGTGGTCAAGAATGCCAACGGCGACTATCACGGCTATGCTGCGACGGATTTCTATGCGGTGAATCCGCGCATGGGAACACTGACCGACCTTCAACGCCTTGTCGCCGAGGCGCACAAACGCGGGATCCTTGTGATCAACGATGTGGTCGTCAACCACGGTAGCACGTTGGTTGACAGCGGGGACGCTGGCTGGGCGAACTTCGTCTATCCGCCTTCCGGCTACAACCTGCGCTACAACAACTGGTTTAACCAGCAATACGCGGCACCTTTTGCCAACACGAACCTCACCACTGCGTTCGGAAATACGAGCCTGTCCAACATCTTCCACAACAATGGCGGCACGCAGAATTGGACGGACTCCACGCAGGTGGAATTGGGCGAGTTGGCCTCGCTCGACGACTTCCGGACAGAGTCGTCCTATGTGCGCGCGAAGATGAAAGAAATTTGGAGCTATTGGATCAGCACGGCCGGTTTCGACGCCTACCGCATCGACACGGTCAAGCACGTCGAGATGGGATTTTGGGACGAATGGTCGCCCGCCGTTCGCGCTGCTGCACAGGCCGCAGACAAACCGAATTTTTTCCAATTCGGCGAGGTGTTCG encodes the following:
- the bioD gene encoding dethiobiotin synthase; the encoded protein is MNYFITGTDTDCGKTFVTALLVRAAREAGIDAVGAKPFCCGPRDDAEILAAASGNTEPLDALNPVWFQTPAAPMACELLGEKPSDYGSVVPAMRELAARHGQIFCEGAGGWLVPLRKGFTMADFAVELGWPVIVVVRNKLGALNHALLTVENVRSKGLPLAGFILNNADGLSDAAARTNRIILEECVGRPLLAEVGPREDRIDLPRSLL